CGGTTTGCCGCAGACCCTGGGTGGCGAGATTGAACTGGGCAACCGGATCTGTCGGGTCGTAGAAATCCGCTCCGCCTACTACAGCACGCACGTAACCGGAGCGCGGTTCGATCGAAACCAGCGCCGCCGATGGGCCGTCTTCCGGGACACCGGCAATCACCGCTTGCTCGGCTGCATCCTGGGTGAGGGGATCGAGAGTCGTGAAGATACGCAGACCACCCCGGAAGAGCGCGTTGTAGCGATCGGTGGGCGTCGCTCCGAGTGCAGGTTCGTCCAGGAGCATCCGCTTGACCTCTTCCGTGAAATACGGATATCGCATCTGTTCGGGGGGTCTGGGCGGGGCCAGTCTAAGGTCGGTGGAATCCGCAGTCGTGGCTGCTTCGGCAGAGACCCATCCGAGTTCGACCATCTTGTTGAGGACGACTCTGCGGCGCTCGAGTGCTGCATCGGGATGTCGATAGGGGTCCGTCCGGGACGGCGACTGGATCAACCCGGCCAGCATTGCCGACTCAGGCAGCGAGAGCTCGCCCACCTGTTTGCCGAAGTAGTGAGCCGCGGCGGCGCCTACCCCGTAGGCGCCACCGCCGAGGTAGACGGTGTTGGCGTATCGCTCGAGGATCTCTTCTTTCGTGAGGTTTTCTTCGAGTCTCAACGCCAGGGTCGCCTCTTCGATCTTTCGATCCGCAGTCACTTCCGGGGTCAGAAGGACGTTTTTCAGGTACTGCTGAGTGATCGTCGATCCGCCCTGCACGATGGTGCCGGCTTCGATGTTCTGCACAAGGGCTCTGGCGATCGACTTGAGGTCAACGCCGGCGTGCACCCAGAATCGTTCGTCTTCGATGGCAACAATGGCGTCGATCAGATGTCTGGGAAGATCGTCGTATCCGACGAGCACGCGATCCTCCTCGGCGTGCCATTGGGCGAGAATTGAACCATCGGCCGCGTAGACGGTCGTCGTCAGGCCAAGTTCGCCTAACCCGGGATCGTCGAGCGGTTGATAACTGCACGCCGCAGCAAGCATTGCTGCAGCGACCACCAGCGCCGGTAGTCGTTTCATGAGGGCCCTATCTCTTGCTCCGCAGGGTACCGGTCCCCGGACCCCGTTATGTGCATTTGATCGTGGCTGTTCGAGCGCCCCGCTAGGCTGCCCGCTCGATGACGGAAAACCTCAACTCACTGTTCAGGGGAGCGGATACCGTGCTTCCCGAGGGCGACCTCGAAGGCCGCCTGGCAGAGGGCCGGCCCTTGCGGGTCAAGCTGGGGATGGACCCAACAGCTCCTGCCGTGACACTTGGCTGGGCCGTCGTGCTTCGGAAGCTCAGACAATTCCAGGAAGCAGGGCACACCGCCGTTCTGATCGTCGGGGATTTCACGGCGCAGGTGGGTGATCCCTCCGGCAAGAGCGAGACGAGACGCCGGCTCAGCGCCGATGAGGTGCGCAGCCACGCTGATTCGGTACTGGCGGGCTTCCGCAAGGTGCTCCTGCCGGACCCTCTCGAGATCCGGTACAACTCCGAGTGGTTGGCGGGAATGGATATGGCGGATGTGTTGAACATGACCGCACAGGTAACCGTCGCTCAGATGTTGGAACGAAGTGACTTTGCCAATCGGTTTGACGCTCATCAACCGATCTCGGTGATGGAGTTCATGTATCCGCTTCTACAGGGCATGGATTCGGTGGCCGTTGAGGCTGATATTGAACTCGGGGGCGCCGATCAGTTGTGGAACCTGATGATGGGGCGCGTCCTCCAGGAACGTCACGGCCAGCGCCCTCAGATCGCGATGACGATGCCGCTGCTGATCGGGACCGACGGCGAGCACAAGATGTCTCAGTCCCTAGGCAACTACATCGGAATTGACGATGCCGCGGACGATATGTTCGGCAAGCTGATGAGCATCCCCGACAAGTTGACGGTGCAGTATTTCGAGCTCGCGACCGGAGTGCCCCTCGCGGAGATTGCCGAAATCCGTGAAGGTCTGGCGTCCGGTGAGCTCCATCCAGGCTTCGTGAAGCGGAGATTGGCCCGTGAGATTGTGGATCTGTATCACGGTGCCGGGGCGGGGACCACCTCCGAAGCAGCCTTCGATCAGGTGTTCAAACGCCACGAAGCGCCAGACGACATCCCTGAGTACTCACTCACCGACGATGACCCGGTCTTCCTACCGGTGCTGCTCAAGGAAGCCGGCTTGGTCGCTACGAGTTCCGATGGCAGGCGGATGCTCGGCCAGGGAGCCGTCAAGCTCGATGGCGAGGTATTGATGGATATGGAGTTAGCGCGGGCCGCCTTGTCGGGCTCTGTGCTACAAGTTGGCAAACGCCGGTTCGTTCGCCTGATCTGAAATATTGGTTCTACGTCATGGGTTCTGAGTTCTGGCGCGCAGCCGGCAATAGACCACAACTCAGAACCTACAACTCGGAGCTGCAACGCAGTCGCTCAAACGAGTCCACGATTGCCTGGGCGAGCTCTTTCTTGTGCCAGAGCAGAACGCTGGCATGTCCGCCCTTGATCCAGCGGAGCTCTGATCCGGGCCAGTGACCGTGGAGGGCTTCGAATGCGTGACGGGGTATGTATCCGTCGGCCAACGGAGCGGCGAGCACGGCACTTGCAGCGTGCGGCGGCGCCGGGAAGTGAAGGGCGGACGCCGAACCGAGCGCCGTGGCGATGTCGTCTTTCTTTCCCACGCCACCGAGGGCGTCCCAGGCGATGGCGGTGGCCAGCAAGCCCTCTGTCCAGACCGGGCCGGGGGAGTGAGAGGCGGCTAATCCTGCGGTAGCTATCGGGAACGGAACAGTGGCGCTGACCAGGGCTGCGATGTTGCCACCCATCGAATAACCCGCCACTCCGATCGGAATCGGATCAACCGCGCGGATGCCGGCGAGGATTGCCCGCCCTTCGAGCACAGCCGCCGCACCCATTGCATAGAAGTCGACCACAGTGCGGAGTGGCTGCCCGGTGGACGGCCGGCGAGTCCCGTAGTAGGGATTCTCGAGAATGAGGGAAGCGATGCCGTGGTCGGTGAGGCGAACGGCCAGCTTGTGCCTCGTCTCGAAGCCGTGATCATTGAAGGCGGCCATCATCAAGCAGACCGCTTTCGTCCCGTCTCGGGGCTCAACACGCCGCAGCCTGGCTATCCGGCTG
This genomic interval from Acidimicrobiia bacterium contains the following:
- a CDS encoding alpha/beta hydrolase family protein, coding for MHWLDRLAGILTARSRFYDRVFADGWGDASTLRELRAGARRVGDIPRIEISWDSAFERRGILHTDGWFESPSAGILPEASRIARLRRVEPRDGTKAVCLMMAAFNDHGFETRHKLAVRLTDHGIASLILENPYYGTRRPSTGQPLRTVVDFYAMGAAAVLEGRAILAGIRAVDPIPIGVAGYSMGGNIAALVSATVPFPIATAGLAASHSPGPVWTEGLLATAIAWDALGGVGKKDDIATALGSASALHFPAPPHAASAVLAAPLADGYIPRHAFEALHGHWPGSELRWIKGGHASVLLWHKKELAQAIVDSFERLRCSSEL
- the tyrS gene encoding tyrosine--tRNA ligase, producing the protein MTENLNSLFRGADTVLPEGDLEGRLAEGRPLRVKLGMDPTAPAVTLGWAVVLRKLRQFQEAGHTAVLIVGDFTAQVGDPSGKSETRRRLSADEVRSHADSVLAGFRKVLLPDPLEIRYNSEWLAGMDMADVLNMTAQVTVAQMLERSDFANRFDAHQPISVMEFMYPLLQGMDSVAVEADIELGGADQLWNLMMGRVLQERHGQRPQIAMTMPLLIGTDGEHKMSQSLGNYIGIDDAADDMFGKLMSIPDKLTVQYFELATGVPLAEIAEIREGLASGELHPGFVKRRLAREIVDLYHGAGAGTTSEAAFDQVFKRHEAPDDIPEYSLTDDDPVFLPVLLKEAGLVATSSDGRRMLGQGAVKLDGEVLMDMELARAALSGSVLQVGKRRFVRLI